A region of the Oceanihabitans sp. IOP_32 genome:
TCAACAGAAAATATTGCAGACCTTATTGTTGTTGATGGCGGCAGTACCGATGGTTCCCAGAATAGTATTGCTAAACTTGAAAATACGGCACTTATACCCTCTAAAAAAGGACGTGCAAAACAAATGAATTGCGGAGCAAAACAAGCAACTGGAAATATCCTTTATTTTTTACACGCCGATTCTTTTCCACCTAAACATTTTGACCAATACATTATTAAAGCCGTTGAGAACAACAACAGTGCAGGCTGTTTTATTATGCGGTTTAACAGTAAACACTGGTGGTTAAAACTTGCCGGATTTTTAACCCAATTGCCTTTTAAAAGCTGTCGTGGTGGCGACCAAAGTTTATTTGTAACCAAATCACTTTTTAACACCATTGGTGGTTTTGATGAAAGCTATAACATTTACGAAGACAACGATTTTATAAGTAAGCTTTATGCCCGAAAGCAATTTGTGGTTATTAAGAAATGGCTAACCACATCGGCTAGACATTATAATACCCATGGGGTTTGGCGTTTGCAGTATCATTTTGGAGTTATTCATTTAAAAAAATGGTTGGGTGCCTCGCCAGATAAACTGCATGCTTATTATTTAAAACATGTAAATGTTAAAAAGTAATAAATTGCACTTAACAAAATTATAAATAGTAAAAATATGTCATGTAATCGTCTATTTTTATAGAAACTTTTCAATGATATGAAAAACCTACTGCGCTTCATTTTAATTCTGTTTTATAGTTCCCAAACCCTTCAAGCCCAAGACGCTATACGTGCAAAAATTATCGATTCTACAACCCAAAAACCCATTGCTTTTGCTACGGTAGAGCTCAATAAAAATTCTGGGATTATAAGTAATGAAAACGGCGTTTTTCAGATGTATTTAAACCGAAAAACAACCGTAAACGACACGCTTTTTATTAATTGTTTAGGTTATGAAACCAAACGTATTGCGGTTCAAAAATTAACAGACAGCATTATTGTTTTAAGTGAAAAATCTATAGCATTAGACGAGGTTTTGCTTTCTAATAAAAATTATTCTGTTGAAGAAATTTTAGAGAAAATAAGCGAAAATCTTATTAATAATTACGATTTTAATTTTACAAAAAGTAGATTGTTCTACAGAGCGTCTTATACCACCAATATTCATAAAAAAGATGTGGAATTAAAAAAATCTAGCATTCCAGAATTCAACCAAGCATTTACAGATAGCGTATTACAAATAATCCCGAAAACTTCTGATTACTATATCGAAATTTTAGGCGATTTATTCCATCCAAATGCACTTGATAAAGCACATAAATTGCATATTGTTAAAGCTTCTAAACTCTATGACAAAAACAACGAGATTACCTTTAACGGCTTAGAAAAAAAGCTTAATGCTATTTTAAAAAAACGCGTAAAAAGAGATTCTTATTTTAAGATAAAATCTGGTTTTCTATTAGGGACCAAACTAGATATCGACTCTACGGCTTTCAGTAATCCTGAAGAAGACGAAGCTCTAAAAAAAAACCAAGCGATGCTAGAAGCCGAAAAAAAGAAAGCACAAGAGGAGCAAGAAGATTTTTTAAATTACAGAAAAAAAGCACTTGTTAGGTTAAAAAACAATAGTTTTATCAATGAAGATTCACCACTCAACTTTCTAGAAAAATCTAACCGTTATAATTTTGAACTTTTAGACCACCTGTTTTTAAACGGTAATTTTGTTTATAAAATAACATTTACGCCCAAACGAAAAGAGGATTTTAAAGGCGTTATTTATGTAAACACCGACGATTTCGCTATAATCCGTGTAGATTATGAGAATGTAAAACTGTTAAAAAACTTTAAACTTTTTGGTGTTTCGTTTAAAAGACATTTAGAAAAAGGCACTCTAATTTACTCAAAAAATAACATGAATAAATACGGATTAAAATATGCCGAAGCAGAAAAAGGCAATACCTTCGAAATAAAGAGACCGTTAAAAGTTATTGAGAAAAACAAACACACAAAAGGGAGAAGAAAGCAAAACGAAATTTCTACTCAAATTAATTTTATAACCTCTAATCTTTCAAAACAAGAATTGGTGGTTTTTGAGAACGAAAACATTACAGAAACCACGTTTACCAATTTTACAGAAAAAGCAAACATAAAACCCACGTATTTGCCACAATACGACCCCAAATTTTGGGAAGGTTACCAAGTTATAAAACCCAATCAAGCCATTAAGGATTTTAAAAGCATGGAAGAGTAAGCTGGCAAACCAAAACAAACGTTTGCTGAAAGCTTTAAAACTAATTTACGCCCCTTTTTCTTTTAGTTCTATCTGAACTATTGCGACAACTAAATTTCGTAATGTTGAACTTAGGTCTTTGGGCTTCATGACTTAGTACACAATACAAAATACTTGTGATAATAATGCCTTTAGAATGAATCGAGGTATCGCATTTTTACGAATAGAGATTGTTATGCCATTTTCCATTATCGAATTCAACACATCAAATTCCTACCCTCAGAAATAATGGAAGAACCTTTCTTTTTTAAAGCTCCCAACCAAAGGTGGTTTGCACTACATAATCGTAATTCCCACTTGGGTTTACAGATTGGTTATCGTAATTTACAGAAAAGCCTACTTTAATAAAAAAATCTAAGGGTAAATCGTATTTTAAATCCATATTACTATCAAAACGCCACCTTCCAGATTCGGTAATACCAGGATAAGCAATTATTCTTGCCAATAAATTAAGATCGCCAACATCGTACAAATTTAATTCTGAACCAAAGAAACCCTCGGCACTATTTAACGAACTAGAGTTCGCGTTCGAAAAACTCTCGTTATTATAAGACACTCCTGCTTGAACGCCCCAATATAACCGGTTGTTGCGTTTTAAATACTTACCCATACCCAATTTAGATACGGTACGCAATTTTAAATCTTGCTCGGTATTAGAAAGCCAATTTACCTCAGCCAATGGGAACCAATCCTTACGCAAATAATAACGGTAACTCAATGCGGCGTCAATACGTTTTACAGCATCAGTATCGTCTCTATTCGAAGAAATATCGTTATAATTTGCTTTAGAAGACCATCTTTTTGCTTGATACCCCAGAGTACTTCTTAAACTGAATTGCCTAAAATTATTAGACTTTGTAAAATTATACCCAAGCCCAATAGAAGCCGATAGCTTACTTAGAAAATCTGACTTGACCATTTGCAAAAAGACAATATCCTGGATAAAAACTTTCGCAAGGGTATCGGTTGCACTTAAAATGATAACTTCTTTCTCATTAACACTTCTTAGTTTACCATTATATCTATCGCCACGGCTTGTGTTGATTAAAAATTCAGTAGATGTAATTAGCTTTGTTACTTTATCCCATTCTATAGCAAAATCACTATCGCTATAGCTGGTTTTCATTTTTAAAACCCCTTTATTCATTCCTTTTACTTCACCGTGAATAGTATTGCCGCTTTTAACAACAAGTGTATCGTTTTGACTAAACATTATTGTAAAAGAAAGAAGAAAAAAAGTAAGAATAAGACACTTTGAACTCTTGAACATATCTATATTTTTAAATTTCTAAAATAACGATGTGTTTATTTTAACTAATGCCTCTATTGGCTAATCAATAAAAAACGACATTTAAATAAAACCTCAGCTTTTTTAATGACTTTTAATTAGAACGGTTAAAATGTACCCCAATACCAATAAAAAATCTAACTTTATCAGCATTGTTAACCCAAGACAAATCGAAATCAATAGGGCCTAAAAGTGAGTTATATGAAAACGTGCTGCCTGCCGACAATAAAAAACTTGTTTCTGTAGAGTTTGTCCACTTCCCTTTTGCAGTAAACGCATTTTTTGCAAAGTCACTAAAGCTATCAAAACCAACGGATGCTACATTTACATGGGGTTTAATATACACTCTATTAAGCGCATGAATTTGCACACCTAAATTTAGCTTAAGGAACTGATTTACGCCCAACTCCCCTTGTTTTAAGCCAGGAAAAACAAAACTCTCCATTCTAGGATTATGTAAATTTCCGCCTAAAAAATATTTCGAATTCAACCCATAATCTGAGAACGAAATATCATTATTCCGCAAGGTATCTTCAAAAATAAAATATCCAGAAGCTCCAAAAATCGCAGTAGTTCTTTGTGAAAGTGGTATATTTTTTTGATAATCGATTCCAAATCGTATAAAATTATTTGTCGATCCATTAAGATTAGGGAAGGTGTTATCTGAAGCACTCATTCTCACGTCATTTCTTAGAGATCTACCCAAATAGCTCTTTAAAATAGTACCCCGTATTGGAAAAAACACGGCATTTGTACTATTATAATGGTATTGTGCATACAACTCGGTGTTATTATTGCTGTATTTTCTTATTTTAAAGATGTTATCATTAATATCTGGGTCGGTGGTTGGTTTAAAGTTGGTATTGTGATGCTTTAAACCAAAACCCACATAACTTCTTAGAGAACTTAAATTTCTATTAATTTGAAAATCGAAGGCATGGTAACGGTATTTAAAATCATCAACATACTTACCGCCAACAAAAACTTTTTGTCTAAGCTGTTGCACGAAGGCCTCAGATCGCCACCACCAATTACGATCTAAACCAAAATTTTTTTGATGCTGTACACGAAGCTTTGGCTGCTCAGAGATATCAATGGTAGCCAACGTTCTTGATGCATTGCCAATTATATTTCTTCCCGTATAATTTAAAATTAAACCCACACCATAATCGCCATCATAGTGTAATGAACCTTTTACTTGATGTTTAGACCTTTCAAAACCTTTAATTTCTATGCCAAGTCTATTATCTTCAAATAAGATAGGTGTGTAAGTAATGTGATTAAAAATAGTGGTTCCCATAGCTCTATTAACACCATCTAACACATCTTCTGGGGTGTAAGCTTTATTTGGAAAAATAGCTGTGCGTGCTTTCACCAAAGCTAAATTTGTTTTACTCATACCTTTATATATTACGGTATCTAAAACAAATTCATTAGGCGCATCGGGCAATTGGTGCGTGCGTTGTTTAAACTTTTTTAACTGTCTTGACAGTGCAGCCAAAGTATCTAAATTCTGTTGTACAGCCTTTTTACCTTGTTCATAAATAGCATCAGCTTTGGTGAAATCGCCTGTAGAATAGGTCAAATTAGGCGTGTGTTCAATCAAAATATCACAAAGCGCACGGTTTTCAGGGTGCTTAAGGTTGCTATTTATCATACCGGCCTGAAAAAGTAAACTGGCAAAATTATTTAATTTTTCTTTACTTACCATCCCACTACCTACATCGCTGCCAATTATAATATCTGCACCCAAATCTTTTGCCACATCAACAGGGAAATTATTTAACAAGCCGCCATCAACCAAAAGGGTATCTTCATAAGGCACCGCTCTAAAAATCCCAGGAATAGACATACTTGCCCGCATAGCTAAAGACAAAGACCCACGATCTAAAACCACTTCTTTACCGTTTACAATATCGGTTGCTATGGCTCGAAAAGGAATGCTTAAATCATCAAAATCGTCTACATTATAAACAGGAAAAGTGAGTGACGCTATAAACCCTCTTAAATTCTGATCGTTAACCAAGAAACTACCTGGTTTTAATTTCCCATCGGCCCAATTAAGCTCTACTAAATAACGACTAAACTCCGATTTTTCTTCAACACTTACTTTCGATAATGCTGTTCCGCCTCCAATCAATTCATTCCAGTTGGCTTGTTTGGCAATATTGGCAATACGATTACCAGAATACCCCACAGCATATAGAGCCCCAACAATACTACCCATACTGTTACCTACAACCAAATCTGGCACTATCCCCAAAGAATCAAGTGCTTGCAAAACAGGAATATGCGCCACACCCTTAGCTCCACCACCACTTAACACCAAAGCCACTTTAGGCTTCTTTTCTTGCGATTGTAAAACTTGAGGCGCTATGAAAAGGAATAAAAGTATTAATACCGCTAAGCGTTTATAAATGTTCATTATTTTAAATGGCTAAATATTTGAAATTTATGCAGCTCTCCAAGCTACAAAAGAGAAACGGCTTTATAAAAAACCATGACAAAGCGTTTACCCGATAGATTCTCTGGTTTTTTTTAACAAATATAGCGGTTTTAGCCATACTTTTAAAGGCAGAAGCTTGAACAATAACTTGGTTCAACTAAAACATATTCAGTTTGAAATCACTACAAAGCTTTATTTAGGAAAGCTAAACATTTAAAGGGAATTAAAAAATTATTTATTTAGTTTACAGGAGATCAATAACCAATGGAGAGCTGTAATAACAAATGTATACTTTTATATCGGTCGTAATCAACATTATGTTATATTGTACTTTTAAATTTTCTTTTGAAACAAATTTGTTTTAATAACCGCAAGCTTTTAAAAAAATAAACACAGAGTTATATGGATTGGATTTTACTCGGAGAAATCGCCTACATACTCATAATGGTAGCCGTAATTTTTAGAGTGCTTATTGATACGCGTAGTTCTACAAAAGCACTAGCTTATATTTTATTTATTGTTTTTGTGCCTTTTATTGGGATGATTTTTTATTTATCGTTTGGTATTAACTACAGAAAGCAAAAGCTATACAGCAAAAAAATAGTTGAAGACGAGCCCCTTAGGCAACGCATTAGAGCTAAAATGAATTCGTATTCTGAGGCTGTAAGTAATTCTGGTTTAATTGGAAAAAATAGACACGCCTTGGTCGAGTTTATTCGCCGAGCAGGTACGAGTCCGCTAACAGCAAATAACGAGGTGAAACTATTAGTAAATGGCGAAGAGAAATTTCCAGAATTACTAAAAGCTATTGAAAATGCTAAGCATCACATTCATATTGAATATTACATTTATGAAGATGATTTTACTGGAAATCAAGTTGCCGATTTACTTATAAAAAAGGTAAAACAAGGCGTTGAAGTCCGTTTCATGTACGATGATTTTGGAAGCCACAGCCTGGGCTCTTCCTTTATTAAAAAACTACGAGACGCTGGGGTACAAACCGCACCTTTTTATAAAATAAAATGGTATGCTTTAGCTAGCCGACTTAATTATAGAAACCATAGAAAAATTATAATTATCGATGGCCTAATTGGTTTTGTGGGCGGTATTAATATGTGTGACAAATACAGAAACGACCTAAATAAAAAAGAGCATTTGTTTTGGCGCGACACACATCTCATGCTTAATGGTCAATCTACGGCCTACTTACAATATTTATTCATGTGCGACTGGAATTTTTGTAGCACGGAAAAAATGTTTTTTAATACCATCTATTTCCCAGACCACACCAACCAAAAAACATTTACAAATGAAGTGGTTCAAATCGTTGCCTCTGGACCAGACAGCAAACAGCCCGTAATCTTCTACTCGTTACTTAAAGCCATAAGTTCTGCAAGAAAGCGCATTTATATAACAAGCCCCTATTTTATACCGGGAGAAAGTTTGATGGATGCCTTGATTTTGGCCATTCAAGGGGGATTAGATGTTAAAATCCTTATACCTGGGGTTTCAGATTCTAAAACAGTAAATTCTGCGGCAAGCGCGTATTACACAGAATTATTGAGATACGGTGCTAAAATTTATACCTACAAAAAAGGATTTGTACATGCAAAAACTATGATTGTTGATGATGATTTAGCCATTGTAGGCTCTGCAAATATGGATTACAGAAGTTTCGATTTAAATTTCGAGGTGAACGCTATGGTTTATAGTAAAAATGTAGCTGGGCAACTTATCGAGGTT
Encoded here:
- a CDS encoding TIGR04283 family arsenosugar biosynthesis glycosyltransferase, with translation MKHQISIIIPVYNEVARIGVLIDYLKQNASTENIADLIVVDGGSTDGSQNSIAKLENTALIPSKKGRAKQMNCGAKQATGNILYFLHADSFPPKHFDQYIIKAVENNNSAGCFIMRFNSKHWWLKLAGFLTQLPFKSCRGGDQSLFVTKSLFNTIGGFDESYNIYEDNDFISKLYARKQFVVIKKWLTTSARHYNTHGVWRLQYHFGVIHLKKWLGASPDKLHAYYLKHVNVKK
- a CDS encoding carboxypeptidase-like regulatory domain-containing protein, with protein sequence MKNLLRFILILFYSSQTLQAQDAIRAKIIDSTTQKPIAFATVELNKNSGIISNENGVFQMYLNRKTTVNDTLFINCLGYETKRIAVQKLTDSIIVLSEKSIALDEVLLSNKNYSVEEILEKISENLINNYDFNFTKSRLFYRASYTTNIHKKDVELKKSSIPEFNQAFTDSVLQIIPKTSDYYIEILGDLFHPNALDKAHKLHIVKASKLYDKNNEITFNGLEKKLNAILKKRVKRDSYFKIKSGFLLGTKLDIDSTAFSNPEEDEALKKNQAMLEAEKKKAQEEQEDFLNYRKKALVRLKNNSFINEDSPLNFLEKSNRYNFELLDHLFLNGNFVYKITFTPKRKEDFKGVIYVNTDDFAIIRVDYENVKLLKNFKLFGVSFKRHLEKGTLIYSKNNMNKYGLKYAEAEKGNTFEIKRPLKVIEKNKHTKGRRKQNEISTQINFITSNLSKQELVVFENENITETTFTNFTEKANIKPTYLPQYDPKFWEGYQVIKPNQAIKDFKSMEE
- a CDS encoding DUF481 domain-containing protein, whose protein sequence is MFSQNDTLVVKSGNTIHGEVKGMNKGVLKMKTSYSDSDFAIEWDKVTKLITSTEFLINTSRGDRYNGKLRSVNEKEVIILSATDTLAKVFIQDIVFLQMVKSDFLSKLSASIGLGYNFTKSNNFRQFSLRSTLGYQAKRWSSKANYNDISSNRDDTDAVKRIDAALSYRYYLRKDWFPLAEVNWLSNTEQDLKLRTVSKLGMGKYLKRNNRLYWGVQAGVSYNNESFSNANSSSLNSAEGFFGSELNLYDVGDLNLLARIIAYPGITESGRWRFDSNMDLKYDLPLDFFIKVGFSVNYDNQSVNPSGNYDYVVQTTFGWEL
- a CDS encoding patatin-like phospholipase family protein, producing the protein MNIYKRLAVLILLFLFIAPQVLQSQEKKPKVALVLSGGGAKGVAHIPVLQALDSLGIVPDLVVGNSMGSIVGALYAVGYSGNRIANIAKQANWNELIGGGTALSKVSVEEKSEFSRYLVELNWADGKLKPGSFLVNDQNLRGFIASLTFPVYNVDDFDDLSIPFRAIATDIVNGKEVVLDRGSLSLAMRASMSIPGIFRAVPYEDTLLVDGGLLNNFPVDVAKDLGADIIIGSDVGSGMVSKEKLNNFASLLFQAGMINSNLKHPENRALCDILIEHTPNLTYSTGDFTKADAIYEQGKKAVQQNLDTLAALSRQLKKFKQRTHQLPDAPNEFVLDTVIYKGMSKTNLALVKARTAIFPNKAYTPEDVLDGVNRAMGTTIFNHITYTPILFEDNRLGIEIKGFERSKHQVKGSLHYDGDYGVGLILNYTGRNIIGNASRTLATIDISEQPKLRVQHQKNFGLDRNWWWRSEAFVQQLRQKVFVGGKYVDDFKYRYHAFDFQINRNLSSLRSYVGFGLKHHNTNFKPTTDPDINDNIFKIRKYSNNNTELYAQYHYNSTNAVFFPIRGTILKSYLGRSLRNDVRMSASDNTFPNLNGSTNNFIRFGIDYQKNIPLSQRTTAIFGASGYFIFEDTLRNNDISFSDYGLNSKYFLGGNLHNPRMESFVFPGLKQGELGVNQFLKLNLGVQIHALNRVYIKPHVNVASVGFDSFSDFAKNAFTAKGKWTNSTETSFLLSAGSTFSYNSLLGPIDFDLSWVNNADKVRFFIGIGVHFNRSN
- the cls gene encoding cardiolipin synthase — translated: MDWILLGEIAYILIMVAVIFRVLIDTRSSTKALAYILFIVFVPFIGMIFYLSFGINYRKQKLYSKKIVEDEPLRQRIRAKMNSYSEAVSNSGLIGKNRHALVEFIRRAGTSPLTANNEVKLLVNGEEKFPELLKAIENAKHHIHIEYYIYEDDFTGNQVADLLIKKVKQGVEVRFMYDDFGSHSLGSSFIKKLRDAGVQTAPFYKIKWYALASRLNYRNHRKIIIIDGLIGFVGGINMCDKYRNDLNKKEHLFWRDTHLMLNGQSTAYLQYLFMCDWNFCSTEKMFFNTIYFPDHTNQKTFTNEVVQIVASGPDSKQPVIFYSLLKAISSARKRIYITSPYFIPGESLMDALILAIQGGLDVKILIPGVSDSKTVNSAASAYYTELLRYGAKIYTYKKGFVHAKTMIVDDDLAIVGSANMDYRSFDLNFEVNAMVYSKNVAGQLIEVFEKDLQDSELIDAQSWLDRPKYIHLWERFVRLLSPFL